The genomic window ttatatatatatattttatttcatttttctccttttttttcttttcttttatttttctttttctttttttacacagATGCAATCCATTGTTATGTCTTCGTAAAAAGTGGCACGTTTCCCACAATTGGCAGTATGGACGttacaagaaaaaatttattttctcacaaAAAGCGAAGTTGATGCCTTGGTTACAATTAACCGATGACATATTATGGTGGAGCGGTGGTGATAGGCTTTGTGGTTTTAGAAGAAGTGAACCACTTAGAGGAACTGTACttgtttttaatgaaaatgatattggAAGCGATATTTGCAAATTTGTTGTTAAAGACGAATATATTGTGTCTGGACATAGGTAAAGGATTTcataaaagtttatattttaacatagaaaaatattgttattatattgttactCTAATTCTAGAGATGGTAGCTTGAAATTTTGGACTAAGGCAAAACGAGGAGATGATCATATTTGCTTCAGTATAGATAGGGCGCACTCATCTGACGTGAATGCTGTAGATAAAATTGGTCAAATTATTGTATCAGGTGCTGGAGATGGGATAGTAAAAGTAAGCGTGTAAAAACTATGTCTTTTGTGAAAGGAAAACTAAATTAGAAAGTCATGCATATTCAGGTTTGGAAATTACCCAATAGAAGATACACCGAACCACCTTTGGCAAGTATAAACGTGAGAGATAGGATATGGTCTGTCGTAGCTGACCCAACAGGATTAAAATTTGCCGTAGGTTCATCTGGAAATGGTGATGGACCACCTCTAAACATATTTGATATTGAATGGTGAATATACTTTaagctttttctttattaaacatttacaatagtaacgtaataatataataatttaattattaatgttaataatatataacaatagagaaatttcattaactttataaatatttaattttgtatttatcaacattttttatatatatatttacaatacggaacaatgatttatctatcttatcaAAGCATGTTTTAGTTGCAGTATATCAGATATAGTAAAGCACAATTGGAGACGAGGAGCAGGAATATTGGACATGGTTTGGGATAATCCATATACTCTACTTACATGTGGATATGATacttatattagaaaatggGATATgaggtaaatataatattatatatttttcgtcttttttcttttttttttttataatcaatattttatttattactgttGTTTTATAGATGTGGAATGTGCGTGTCTTCATGGGCTGATCCTACAAGTGCAACACTCTATTGTATTTCTTCAGATTATCAGCATACTTTAGTCTCCGGAACACAATTTAATTGTAAAGCTGTTTTGTGGGATCAAAGACAGAAACACTATATACAGGTAATACTTTATGTCACTTAAAAATatcttgatatttattaagtaatatttgcaattttttttctttttttctttttttttttttagctttaCTTTATGAATTTACGTATGTCAAGTCCCATTTATAGTATCAGTTTTGATAGTTGTCATCTTTATGGTGCAACAGATCAGCACTTAGCAGAACTTACATTCTCAGGATATTCTTATGAGGAAATTAATTACAGAGAAATGTTGACATATGAATTTGTTCACGTTTAGTTTTACGACCatgataatatgtaaattacgagaaatttttaataatttgtacaATTTCTTAATGACTAAATATGcctgatcgaaagaaaaatttataattgtaaacgtgttaaaataaaaaattttaaaagtatGTTTAAACAACATCGATGTTTTAAGTGTATGCGTTACATTAATATGTCGTTACTGTTATATAAAACTAATTTCAGAGATGGATCTTCCAAGTTTATGATttcttaaacatttttataatatatcttaaaatataaacaattttataccATACCAcctttaacaataatatacatCAACAATTATTAGTTTAGTAATTGTAAACAGttattagtaattattttaaagccAAGCACGAGTTAAGTATCCGCTTAAGTAACATTTTCCATTGAAGTTATAcacatttgattttataaaaaaaaaaaaaaaaaaaaaaaaaaaaaaaaaaaaaaaaaaaaaaaaaagaaaaaaaagaaaagaaaaaacttatcAGAGCATTGTTCTAATCATATAATTAAGAATACCCCCATGTTGATAATAAGTTAAGTCAACTTCTGTATCAAAACGTACAATAACTTCGAATTGTTTTCCCTGATCAGTTGTCACTGTAATATTTTGACCAGGCTGACAATCATTAGGAAGAATGatgttaaatttttctaaaccGGTTAATCCTAATGATTCCGCATTTTGTCCTGGAAGATATTGTAGTGGTATAATCCCCATTCCTACAAGATTAGAcctattgaaataaaaaaaaaaaaaaaagaaatgcattaGTTATATCATCAATATGGATAAATTATATAGTTCAATTGAATAGACTATAGAGACAAAATTGaagttatcattttataattacctATGAATTCTTTCATAAGATTCAGCTATTATCGCTCGTATACCAAGAAGATACGGTCCCTTTGCAGCCCAATCTCTAGAAGATCCAGAACCATATTCTTTACCGACTAAACATATTAATGGAgtcttatctttcttatacTTTTCTGCAGCATCAAATATATCCatctgaaatatataaatatatatataaagctcgcaatattatcgaatttatggaaattaaataaatacgtaaataatatataatacgagCAATACCTCTTCGTTAGTTGGAATATAAATTGTTCGTGGTCCAGGTTTaccaataaatttattgagtAAACGTATATTTGCAAAAGTTCCTCGCATCATAACGGAATCATTTCCTCTGCGAGAACCATaagaattaaattcttttggtgttaatctataaaagaaaaatatatatatatatgacaaataCAATTATAGATCatgaattatgttttttttttttttttattttttttattttttaataaaaatataattataataaacgtacCCACGACTCGAAAGATATCGCGCTGCTGGAGAATTACGTGCAATACTACCAGCAGGACTAATGTGATCAGTCGTTACAGAATCTCCAAGATTCAAGAGTACACGTGCGTTGGTAATAGATTCTAATTTAGGGATCTCCTaaatcatgtaaaaaaaaaaaaaagtaaataaataaataaaataaaataaaataaaataaataaataaataaagtatatattggaagatataaaagaactgatcaattttttcttagatTCCCATATATAAAAGCCAAAGAAGTGAATAGTTCCATGAATACATACGACGACCCACCTTCTCGAGCTTATCAAAATATGGTGGTTTTTGAATATATGTGGAATTAACATCCCAAGGATATAATTTACCATCAGGAGCTACTAAATTTGCCCAACTGCTGCtacctttttcaattttttcatatacttCTTTAAACATAGCCGGTATAACGTATTTTTGTTCGACATtttgtatttcctttcttGTAGGCCATATATCTTGGAGAAATATAGCCGTTCCATCTTTCTTGTATCCTATTACACAggaataaaacattatttatttacttatttatttatttattattattattattattattattattattattattattattattattattattattattattattattattattaatatcatgatAAAGTCGCATACCCAAGggttctttttcaaaatcaatatCAACAGTGCCAGCAATAGCATATGCGATAACCAGAAGTGGCGATGCCAAATAATTTGCTCGTGTATTTGGATGAATTCTACCCTCGAAATTTCGATTCCCGGACAACACGCCGCAGCATACCAGTTcgttctaaaataaaatattaaatggtCAGAAAAgacgagtagaaaaaaaaaaaaaaaaaaaaatactttcaattgatcaaattttattgaaataccTTTTCTATGGTATTTACTATAACTTCTGGAAGTGGACCACTATTACCAATACAAGTCATACATCCGTAACCGACGTTATCAAAGCccaattttgataaatacgGAATAACTCCGCTTTCTTGAAGATAATACGTTACCACACCAGAACCAGGCGATAATgatgtttttatatatggCGCTACTGTTAATCCAACTTCAACAGCTTTTCTAGCTAAGAGACCTTGAATAAtcgtcgaatatatatatttttttttttttttttttttttttttttttttttttttttttttttttaagtaaaatttgTAGAAAAGAATACTATCGTAGTTTGATTATTTACCTGCTCCTAACATAACACTGGGATTACTAGTATTCGTGCAACTTGTAATTGCCGCAATAACCACCGATCCGTGccttaatttataatcttttccTTCGTACTCGAACATACCGACATTGTCcaatttttccttatttaatCCGTATCCTTTAAATCCTATCTGAAAAgtagaattaatttctttttattttttgtattattattattatttttttttccaaataattatactctttaaaaatataatattattaatataaaataatgtaaattttattgtatcaTTCTAAAAGAGATTTGTACAAGTAACAAAgtaattcataaaaatgaaaaagagaaaagaaataaaattgaaaaaaaaaaaaaaaaagaaaagaaagaaaaagaaaagaaataaatataatagaaaatttggaaaaatttcctttaatGAATGATCTTCAAGATACACAATCAATATTCTATGATCATAAACTTAACGACTAATCACTTTAGAATGATGTTAAATATCTTCATTAAAGAGTCATTAATGAATACAGATTAGAAAATACAATATCCttaccgttattgttattttctcaGGAAAAATACCTTTTAGAAACGAGACGTTCAAAATAATCAAAAGAGATACTTAAATACCGATATAATGTAtagatatttatgaaataattttcatttttcttcaaggtttattttatttcttcttttcaaattttctaagacttttcataataatatttcgttaagTACAGTGTTACTTTAGGAGTATTCTTTCGATTTCATGAAGTTATATCcctaatataaattatcaagaTAGTTAATGTTACTGCTTTAAAAAGGCCTGGCCTTAATAATTTCGTACTTTCACCGAtcgtaaaacgattaaaaaaagaaaaaaaaaaaaaaaaaaaaaaaaaagaaattaattaaaaaaaaaatgcaatataacttgacaatatatttatgacaaaataactttttcttccttccttcaaaATATCCTTTAAACCTTTGATATAGAATGAGATCTAAATCCATtgcaaattgttttaataattttcaaaatgataatacGAATGATCGGATGGTAATTCAAATCTATTAAAGTATGTACGATAAAGTACAAAACGAATACGACAGTCGTTTCGAACGAAATATGTGAACTTtgcaaaattacaaaaaaaaatgtagtatCAGCGATTTCTATTAGGTCGTGATGACTTCTAAAGCTCGACAATTagcgaatgaagaaaaaaaatatttctttaaattaatcttaaagaaatttgtttgtatcgttcagttttctttttttttttttgtttatatattttttttaatatctttataaatatgagaagaagaaacgaaccGTTTACAACAACGTATTTAATaagtacaattaattattatctttcttaattttttgtcTTCCCCCCCACCACCTCCcctaatatttcaatatcatactcaaattataaatttatcagtatgtatttaaattttacattcaTGTAAACTTGAACGATCAAAAGggaagataaaaatacaaatatttcgtcaaatttctaaaaaaaaaaaaaaaaaaaaaaaaaaataaacattattcaaattaatttaaagaacttcgtgttatttcaaaaattttatataaacgtgAAAATATCTAAGAACGATCGAACAAATGGTAAGTCAGCACAGTTAACCGAGGATTCATCAAATATCTTACTATCGTATAagcgtaatattatattggcGTTGagtatgtttaaaaaaaataaaaaataaaaaaaaaaaaagaaaataaaaaggaattgaTCAATAACCTCATTTCAATTACTTGAATTGTCGACTGAtggatcatttaaaaaaattgaaaattcgtACACCTTTTTAAAATGTAAACGATTCCAATGAATCATTGTGCCCAAACTAATGAACGAACATGCACAGTGTTTGCAAGGAGGGGTttgtaaatttgaaatttttgaaattctgACAGTTTGAAGGTAGTATTCTTGACGACATTATTCTTGGGACTTAAGAGGTGGGGGAAGTTGGGCCACGAAGTATAAATTTCGGATCCGTAAGCTAAGGTCTTCAGTATACGAATAACAATGTAGCGCGCATCATATGTAAGCATTTAATAACTCAgctattgtttaattttttcttttttcattttaaaaatcatacttttaacttttaactttaatcttttctgtatttatataaatgattagtgaatatctattttttatttggtcTTCCGAAATTTCGATATACTTTTGAGGAATACAATAAATGGAATTTTATTGTAAGTATTTATTCAACACAACACATATCACGAAAAATATCGCATTAATTGAATGTGAAATTAAgaggattaataaaaaaataaataaataaaaaagaaagaaagaaagaaaaaaattgaagagatTGTCGTTGGGTGAATTCTCTTCCGGTCTGACTAATAAAATGTCTCACCGGGTAGGATTTATCCAAcatctgtctctgtctgttactccaatcataaaatatcaagaatataaatttattgatttgttGTCGGAGACGAAGTATAGATCCAGTGACaaagttataattaaattgtgaCTAGATCGAAATACTCGTCCTCGATGGCAAGAAATTACGCTGAGTGATTGTACTATACTGATTAAATAAAGAAGtcctgtttatttttctttggtaATCTAGCTGTATGGTAAATTTAAGGTCATAAAGCTAGATTAGCGGGATGAAATACATGGGACACAACATCGATGAATTTtcgaatagaagagagaagaaagaagattaattTAGAATGATTTGAGTCTGCGGGAACTATTGCTGTGATATGTTTTTTCATAATGTCATATCACAGCTCTAATTGCCCAGAACCTTTTCatttaatcttcttttaaaatattcaattataatttttatgctAATAATTCATGATCAGAATGAAACTTCTTATtatctaaaaattatattaacatcAGTCCCATATTTTCAAGtatgatataaaacaaatataatttagattGACGAGATTAATTAACCGTCACTGGGTTATATTTGCTCTACATCAGTActgttttattatcatcacatCGCTATAtccttaaatttattattatttattattagaaatatttttattattgtattaatctTACCTTATTGGAAAGACAAGATTGAAAATCTGTCTTCATGTCACGTACAGATACTCGATCGTGAGGTCTTTTTGGGCCACTAACACAGGATACTACAGTATTTAAGTCCAAGTAAATAACTTCAGAGAATATAGGATCTTGatttttatcatcgtaatttCTTAACATACGTACAGCGGACAGATACTTCTCTATTTTCGCAATATGTTCTTCTGATCGATCtacaaaattcataaaaattagaaatatttttaattctttcataacattataatttcaatggaGATCTCttttaacttatatttataataaacatttatgtacatgataagaataatattatttcaatatcttaCTAGTTTGTTTGAGATATGCTAAACTCTCTTTATCCACCGCAAAATATCCAACCGTTGCTCCATACTCAGGACACATATTGGAGATTGTCGCACGATCTGCTATACTCAATTGTGATACACCAGAGCCAAAAAATTCTACAAATTTTCCAACAACACCTACTTGCCGAAGATTCTATAAATATTCAGTTCTTTGTATTTATTAGAAACATTGTATatcatattttgtataattttggaaatattaaattatttacagaCCTTAGTAATAGTAAGTACTAAATCTGTTGAGGTCGCATATTGATTTAAAACACCTTCTAACTTGTAACCAACAACTTTGGGTATTAACATGGATACAGCTTGACCTAGCATAACAGCTTCTGCTTCTATACCTCCAACACCCCATCCAAGGACACCAAGACCATTAATCATAGTCGTGTGTGAATCTGTTCCAACCACACTATCAGGATAAAGAAGACTATTGCTATCAAATACTACCCTGGCTAAATATTCTAAATTCACTTGATGCACAATACCACTTCCTGGTGGTacaattaacatattttcaaatgCTTTCGCTCcccattttaaaaatacaaaacgtTCCTTGTTCCTTTCAAATTCTatgtcttcattttttttcaatgcatCTGAACTACAAATATATAGTTtcttaaatatctattatattatgtataataataatataatatattattattgtattgttAGTATTTGAcatgttatattaaaatttttattgaaataattgaattttaaaatatttttatacaattatttctatataaataattgtcattGTAATtactgataaaaataataattaccttCTAGTAAAATCAACTTGTATAGAGTGATCAATCACAAGATCTGAAGGACAAAttggatttattttatcaggattaccatttaattttttgacaGCATCTCTCATAGCAGCAAAATCTACAACTGCTGGAACTCCAGTAaaatcctataaaaaaaaaaaagaaagagaaaaaacaattgtgtaaaaattgttaataaaaagatatttgaatCTAAAATACTCATTGATTTCAATACGTACTTGTAAAATTACTCTAGACGGTTTGAACGCTATTTCAACTCCTTCAGGAATCGTTTGATTAATCTCCCAATCAAGAAGTTTTTCAACATCCTTTGTTTTCACTTGAAATCCATCGCAATTTCGTACACAACTCTCTAATAAAACCCTTATCGAGAATGGTAGTcggtctaaaaaaaaaaaaaaaaaaaaaaaaattaacaaatattaactatcatattcgtttatattttaataaaaaaattttataatatccaAAAGTTTGatctttcaataatattataaataatattataaataccaTATTTTTCTCCTAATTGAGTAACATCATAATAACGAAGAGTCGGATTATCTTCTAAAGTCTTCAGCAACTGCTTGTAAGGATTTTTATCTGAacataaacgatattaattagtacagttaattaatgtaaaagattaaaatatcgaatttcAATTATGCAGACAGCACCATTATCTTATACagttatataaaacatatacagatattaaaatatcttaaacagttatataaatgtaaataaataaatttattattatattatatattatatatatatatatatatatatatatatatttattccaattttattattactaatataaatgtaaaataatataaaaattatacaattgtATTAACCAGAATACagtcatatattttattttatatttatatataaaagtaatattatgaaatatttaatgtacaaaaaaatatttttaaatatttgacaataaatctatatatcaatgataacTGTCTATTTACCAGATGAATATCtcattcttttaataatacgattaatttgaaatcttctaaatagaaaaaactGCATACCGAGCGCCctcataattttaaatatatctcaaataaatcccttatatatttaataatatacattttaataaaataaatgaataattattgagatatgtcaaaaaaaaaaaaaaataataataataataaataaagaaaatgaaataagattgGTAAACGAATATGAAACTATCAACCCACCAGCCATGACCGCTGTTGCTTCAGTCACGTCGTCCATTCAAACGCAATTGTGATTTTTCATGAcagaataatgaaagaaattaatcagtAACTTTATTGCGTGCACTTTGAAGTGCAACCATTGGTTACACGATCTCCCTCTGGAGAGGAATACAACAAAGCAGAGTTTAAAACATAGATCTTATAACTCGTATGAAGGGGCACTGCTatgtcctttttatttattttttaaattaatattttaagaaatatatattatgaaataaaattaatttcattgattattattttattttaatatcttttaatttttgatctgaaaaatatgttaaaaaatataatgaaaaaaataaattagaaaatgtttCCATTGAAAATATCCATTATCTAGTTCAGTTGTATGAACATATAGATCACGTCTAATTcaaattcgaaaaaataaatctttaccattttgaaaaaaaatcatttatttttgaatactatatttataattgatttatcgttaaatgttttataatgtTCAACGTAGATAACAATAGGAACAAACCAATGAACGATAAGATATATTTAGATCTAtacctttttatataaatatagtatattttttatataaatttagttCTTTATAGTTTTCTACAGTTTCTGATGTGAAAAAGAAACCCCCATTTTCTTagaataagataatttttgtGCGCTATACGtgtattatcaaattatagttataatcttatttctttttgtagtGCGTTTcctttacaataaaattttaataaatccagttcttttcctgtttttataaaatgtaagttATAAGAAAGctttaaatttacattatattattttttacatacttatataaaatataattttaatatttgtataattaacaaatttattttaataattaaagcaTTACATTATGGAACATCATATCAGACCACCACAACCTTTGAGTAATAATTTGCCCAAGACTTGGTTTATTTGGAAAGaagaatttcttatttttatgagATTGCTTGGACATATGTCTCGCCCAGAAAATTACAAAgcaaatctttttaaaaattttataggaCCAATAGGactagaaataataacaaagttaACATTTAATCACccaaatgataaagaaaatttggatatactattgaaaaaaatagatgaatACCATAACCCTCCAAAAAAGATTATAGAGACacgatatacattttttaatagctTTATGAAAACCGGTgaaacaatagaaaattatatccaAACTTTAAGggtacattaaatataataaatgttttacattggtcattataaaaacaattaacaaacctttatacaaataatattaattctatgTTTATAGGAGAAAGCAAAAGATTGTAAGTTTAATGATTTAGCAGAAAGTTTAGTAATAGATGTTATCGTTCTTCATACTAATGATAAACTATTGCGTAAGAAATATTTGCAAGAAGACAATCTTAATTGTgacaaaattatagaaatttataaaaatcataaaattgcATCATTGGAAGCTAAATATACAAATCCTACAGTTCcacttaaagaaaaagataaattaactACAGTTCCCGAAAGAACACAACCTAATGTCCAACAAAAGAAATCTTGTTGGAGATGTAAAACTATTCACGAAGCAAAACAATGTCCAGCGTggaattataaatgtaaaaattgtgGTAAAATGCATCATTTTGAGGTATCTTGTCAAAATGTCTCAGCAGAAGAGAATAAACCGTGCATTAAATATATggtaagttattttttttttaactcaaaaatataaatacaaaaattatattttactataaattctatttcaatgtatatattgatattataaacttttttaatttgttattttagaataatttttctaaaaaaggaaaatcattGAACTGTAATAAAATAGTCAACAAtctatctaaataatattttataaaataaagtatttcAATACGcagtaattttaaaaaagaattttgcaattatatactaaataatatataacattttaatacgaagaatatattattacttaatataattattatgttggTTTAATCTGTATTTGAATATATGTGATAGTAAATAAAGGTATaggttatataaaaaaatattttttataatcaatatacaataattattgatatattatgcATTGTAGCAGACATTAAacaaataacattttaatcaaatataatataaagtaactTTAATATTGGTCCCTAAATAAAAGCCCTCTTTAATAAAGAGCactattaaaatgaaatggcACTATCtacatttgtattaatatgtTAAACGCATTAAATGATGTCACTGTAacaaattgaatgaaataaacatttttaaatttgaataacTGTTCgtctttcataaatttttcatttcttatttatatctgttgtcttttatatcttaaaaattgTAGTATAggataattaaacaatataacattttttatttatgatataatctataaatttaaataaataaagcaatAATTGTCTTTGGTATGAAACCTAATGGATGAGTGTAGAAACGTGTAACTTATATATGAAGTCATAGATGctaaaaaaaactaaatataaagatagaatggcttaaataaaagataatatataattagtatatGGCATTGCGCTACAATAGATTAATGTGATATGTACTATTCTTGAATATTTGATCATGCTTTTGTTTACCTCATTTAATTTgtgaaagatttatttttattgttttttcatGAACATATCAGCAAATTTTGGAATTTTAATTGGCACTAAATCCTTAAAGAAGATTCATGTTTATGATTTTAAACAGGACGGTTCCTATCaaattacaacaataataatattatcttaagTTAAAACTAGAAACATTCTTTtatgtttaaaattattaatatgtttcgCTAAacaatatgttata from Vespa velutina chromosome 18, iVesVel2.1, whole genome shotgun sequence includes these protein-coding regions:
- the LOC124955485 gene encoding cytoplasmic aconitate hydratase-like isoform X4; this translates as MLIVPPGSGIVHQVNLEYLARVVFDSNSLLYPDSVVGTDSHTTMINGLGVLGWGVGGIEAEAVMLGQAVSMLIPKVVGYKLEGVLNQYATSTDLVLTITKNLRQVGVVGKFVEFFGSGVSQLSIADRATISNMCPEYGATVGYFAVDKESLAYLKQTNRSEEHIAKIEKYLSAVRMLRNYDDKNQDPIFSEVIYLDLNTVVSCVSGPKRPHDRVSVRDMKTDFQSCLSNKIGFKGYGLNKEKLDNVGMFEYEGKDYKLRHGSVVIAAITSCTNTSNPSVMLGAGLLARKAVEVGLTVAPYIKTSLSPGSGVVTYYLQESGVIPYLSKLGFDNVGYGCMTCIGNSGPLPEVIVNTIEKNELVCCGVLSGNRNFEGRIHPNTRANYLASPLLVIAYAIAGTVDIDFEKEPLGYKKDGTAIFLQDIWPTRKEIQNVEQKYVIPAMFKEVYEKIEKGSSSWANLVAPDGKLYPWDVNSTYIQKPPYFDKLEKEIPKLESITNARVLLNLGDSVTTDHISPAGSIARNSPAARYLSSRGLTPKEFNSYGSRRGNDSVMMRGTFANIRLLNKFIGKPGPRTIYIPTNEEMDIFDAAEKYKKDKTPLICLVGKEYGSGSSRDWAAKGPYLLGIRAIIAESYERIHRSNLVGMGIIPLQYLPGQNAESLGLTGLEKFNIILPNDCQPGQNITVTTDQGKQFEVIVRFDTEVDLTYYQHGGILNYMIRTML